In Oryzias melastigma strain HK-1 linkage group LG10, ASM292280v2, whole genome shotgun sequence, a single window of DNA contains:
- the eif4ebp3l gene encoding eukaryotic translation initiation factor 4E-binding protein 3-like, translating into MSSGAKQAKSCPIPTRVLTLKDWSQLPDCYSQTPGGTLFSTTPGGTRIIYDRKFLLECRNSPLARTPPCCLPQIPGVTIPATHSIGKLQDLKEEEEKDTADDSQFEMDI; encoded by the exons ATGTCGTCTGGCGCAAAGCAAGCGAAAAGCTGCCCGATCCCCACCCGGGTCCTCACCCTGAAGGACTGGTCCCAGCTGCCTGACTGCTACAGCCAGACCCCCGGGGGGACCCTCTTCTCCACCACGCCAGGAG GTACTCGCATCATCTACGACAGGAAGTTCCTCCTGGAATGCCGAAATTCCCCTCTCGCCAGGACCCCCCCATGTTGTCTGCCTCAGATCCCAGGGGTCACCATCCCAGCCACACACTCCATCGGGAAACTGCAGGACctgaaagaggaggaagagaaggatacagcag ATGACAGCCAGTTTGAGATGGATATTTAA
- the acsl4a gene encoding long-chain-fatty-acid--CoA ligase 4 isoform X1, with amino-acid sequence MGIQSNSALQSILLFPIHLLIWMYSILSFLPWYFVTGVRQRKSLSRRIKARALTGQPEGPYRSVDHFDSLAVEDYPGKDTLDKLFRHAVQRFGPDPCLGTREILNEENEVQPNGKVFKKLILGEYTWLSYNEVEAIINEFGSGLAALGQQPKSTIAIFCETRAEWMITAQACFRHNFPLVTFYATLGEEAIAYGLNETGVTHLVTSMELLESKLKNVLPQIPSLKHVIYVDEKKFKAEGYPETISIHSMQAVQEQGKLPENMNKPIQTPEASDLAVVMYTSGSTGRPKGVMIVHSNLIAGMTGQCERIPDLGPKDTYIAYLPLAHVLEMTAEISCVTYGCRIGYSSPQTLSDQSTRIKKGSKGDCSVLKPTLMAAVPEIMDRINKNVMSKVQEMSYVQRTLFTLGYKYKLEQVKKGYDAPLCNFFLFRKVKKLLGGNVRMMLSGGAPLSSATQRFMNVCFCCPVGQGYGLTETCGAGTITEVADISTGRVGAPLVCCEIRLRDWAEGGYTTKDTPNPRGEILIGGPNVTMGYFKHDGNDNDFFEDDKGQRWFCTGDIGEFHPDGCLQIVDRKKDLVKLQAGEYVSLGKVEAALKTCPLVDNICAYANSEQNYVISFVVPNQKKLTDMAKQKGIEGTLEELCVHPDMEKEVLKEITDAAHKIKLQRFEIPVKVHLSPEPWTPETGLVTDAFKLKRKELKNHYSDHIERMYGGK; translated from the exons ATGGGTATCCAGTCAAACTCTGCCCTCCAATCTATCCTGCTCTTTCCAATCCACCTTCTGATTTGGATGTACTCAATCCTCTCCTTCCTTCCTTGGTACTTCGTCACTGGAGTTCGCCAAAGAAAATCTCTTTCCAGGCGAATTAAGGCCCGCGCTCTGACAGGCCAACCAGAGGGACCGTACCGATCCGTCGACCACTTTGATTCTCTGGCCGTGGAGGATTACCCAGGGAAGGACACCCTGGATAAGTTGTTCAGGCACGCTGTTCAACGATTTGGACCCGATCCTTGTCTCGGGACTAGAGAGATCCTGAACGAGGAGAATGAGGTCCAGCCCAAcggtaaagtttttaaaaag CTGATCTTAGGGGAGTACACATGGTTATCCTACAATGAAGTGGAAGCTATAATAAATGAGTTTGGTAGTGGATTGGCAGCACTGGGCCAGCAGCCAAAAAGCACCATCGCCATCTTCTGTGAAACCAGAGCGGAGTGGATGATCACTGCTCAGGCCTGCTTCAGGCACAATTTCCCAC tgGTGACTTTTTATGCAACTTTAGGAGAGGAGGCGATTGCATATGGGCTAAACGAAACAGGAGTTACACATCTGGTTACCAGCATGGAACTGCTGGAGTCTAAACTAAAA AATGTGCTGCCACAGATCCCCTCTTTAAAACATGTGATCTACGTGGATGAGAAGAAGTTCAAAGCAGAAGGCTATCCTGAAACGATCTCCATCCACAGCATGCAGGCCGTCCAGGAGCAGGGCAAGCTGCCGGAGAACA TGAATAAGCCGATTCAGACCCCTGAAGCCTCCGATCTGGCTGTGGTGATGTACACCAGTGGTTCTACCGGCAGGCCCAAAGGAGTCATGATCGTTCACAGTAACCTCATCGCAGGAATGACAGGCCAGTGTGAACGCATCCCAGATCTTGG ACCTAAAGATACGTACATTGCCTATCTGCCGCTGGCTCACGTCCTCGAAATGACGGCAGAAATCTCCTGCGTTACATACGGCTGCCGCATCGGATATTCATCTCCTCAGACTCTGTCAGATCAG tCCACTAGAATAAAGAAAGGGAGTAAAGGAGACTGCTCTGTTCTCAAAcccacactgatggcagctgtTCCT GAAATAATGGATCGCATCAACAAGAACGTGATGAGCAAAGTGCAGGAAATGAGTTACGTCCAACGGACGCTGTTTACGCTGGGATACAAATATAAACTGGAACAGGTTAAGAAGGGCTATGACGCACCTCTCTGCAACTT ctttttattccGAAAAGTGAAGAAGCTGCTGGGTGGGAATGTGAGGATGATGCTGTCGGGGGGAGCGCCCCTGTCCTCGGCCACGCAGAGGTTTATGAACGTGTGCTTCTGTTGTCCCGTGGGCCAAGGCTACGGCCTGACTGAAACCTGCGGCGCTGGCACCATCACAGAAG TTGCAGACATCAGCACGGGTCGCGTTGGAGCTCCTCTGGTTTGCTGTGAGATCCGCCTCAGGGACTGGGCCGAGG GTGGGTACACCACAAAAGATACGCCAAACCCGAGAGGAGAGATTCTTATAGGCGGACCCAATGTGACCATGGGTTACTTTAAACACGACGGGAACGATAACGACTTTTTCGAGGATGACAAGGGTCAGCGGTGGTTCTGCACCGGAGATATCGGAGAGTTTCACCCTGATGGCTGTCTGCAGATAGTGG ACCGCAAGAAAGATTTGGTGAAACTGCAGGCCGGGGAGTACGTCTCTCTTGGTAAAGTGGAAGCTGCTCTGAAAACCTGCCCTCTGGTCGACAACATCTGCGCATACGCAAACAG TGAACAGAACTACGTCATCAGCTTTGTGGTTCCGAACCAGAAGAAACTGACCGACATGGCCAAGCAGAAAGGAATCGAGGGAACGTTGGAGGAGCTCTGCGTTCACCCCGACATGGAAAAGGAGGTTCTGAAGGAGATTACGGATGCCGCACACAAAA ttaaactcCAGCGATTTGAGATTCCAGTGAAGGTCCATCTGAGTCCAGAGCCGTGGACCCCCGAAACGGGTCTGGTGACGGACGCGTTCAAGCTGAAGAGAAAGGAGCTGAAGAACCACTACTCTGACCACATAGAGAGGATGTATGGAGGGAAATAG
- the acsl4a gene encoding long-chain-fatty-acid--CoA ligase 4 isoform X2, whose amino-acid sequence MVRQRKSLSRRIKARALTGQPEGPYRSVDHFDSLAVEDYPGKDTLDKLFRHAVQRFGPDPCLGTREILNEENEVQPNGKVFKKLILGEYTWLSYNEVEAIINEFGSGLAALGQQPKSTIAIFCETRAEWMITAQACFRHNFPLVTFYATLGEEAIAYGLNETGVTHLVTSMELLESKLKNVLPQIPSLKHVIYVDEKKFKAEGYPETISIHSMQAVQEQGKLPENMNKPIQTPEASDLAVVMYTSGSTGRPKGVMIVHSNLIAGMTGQCERIPDLGPKDTYIAYLPLAHVLEMTAEISCVTYGCRIGYSSPQTLSDQSTRIKKGSKGDCSVLKPTLMAAVPEIMDRINKNVMSKVQEMSYVQRTLFTLGYKYKLEQVKKGYDAPLCNFFLFRKVKKLLGGNVRMMLSGGAPLSSATQRFMNVCFCCPVGQGYGLTETCGAGTITEVADISTGRVGAPLVCCEIRLRDWAEGGYTTKDTPNPRGEILIGGPNVTMGYFKHDGNDNDFFEDDKGQRWFCTGDIGEFHPDGCLQIVDRKKDLVKLQAGEYVSLGKVEAALKTCPLVDNICAYANSEQNYVISFVVPNQKKLTDMAKQKGIEGTLEELCVHPDMEKEVLKEITDAAHKIKLQRFEIPVKVHLSPEPWTPETGLVTDAFKLKRKELKNHYSDHIERMYGGK is encoded by the exons ATGG TTCGCCAAAGAAAATCTCTTTCCAGGCGAATTAAGGCCCGCGCTCTGACAGGCCAACCAGAGGGACCGTACCGATCCGTCGACCACTTTGATTCTCTGGCCGTGGAGGATTACCCAGGGAAGGACACCCTGGATAAGTTGTTCAGGCACGCTGTTCAACGATTTGGACCCGATCCTTGTCTCGGGACTAGAGAGATCCTGAACGAGGAGAATGAGGTCCAGCCCAAcggtaaagtttttaaaaag CTGATCTTAGGGGAGTACACATGGTTATCCTACAATGAAGTGGAAGCTATAATAAATGAGTTTGGTAGTGGATTGGCAGCACTGGGCCAGCAGCCAAAAAGCACCATCGCCATCTTCTGTGAAACCAGAGCGGAGTGGATGATCACTGCTCAGGCCTGCTTCAGGCACAATTTCCCAC tgGTGACTTTTTATGCAACTTTAGGAGAGGAGGCGATTGCATATGGGCTAAACGAAACAGGAGTTACACATCTGGTTACCAGCATGGAACTGCTGGAGTCTAAACTAAAA AATGTGCTGCCACAGATCCCCTCTTTAAAACATGTGATCTACGTGGATGAGAAGAAGTTCAAAGCAGAAGGCTATCCTGAAACGATCTCCATCCACAGCATGCAGGCCGTCCAGGAGCAGGGCAAGCTGCCGGAGAACA TGAATAAGCCGATTCAGACCCCTGAAGCCTCCGATCTGGCTGTGGTGATGTACACCAGTGGTTCTACCGGCAGGCCCAAAGGAGTCATGATCGTTCACAGTAACCTCATCGCAGGAATGACAGGCCAGTGTGAACGCATCCCAGATCTTGG ACCTAAAGATACGTACATTGCCTATCTGCCGCTGGCTCACGTCCTCGAAATGACGGCAGAAATCTCCTGCGTTACATACGGCTGCCGCATCGGATATTCATCTCCTCAGACTCTGTCAGATCAG tCCACTAGAATAAAGAAAGGGAGTAAAGGAGACTGCTCTGTTCTCAAAcccacactgatggcagctgtTCCT GAAATAATGGATCGCATCAACAAGAACGTGATGAGCAAAGTGCAGGAAATGAGTTACGTCCAACGGACGCTGTTTACGCTGGGATACAAATATAAACTGGAACAGGTTAAGAAGGGCTATGACGCACCTCTCTGCAACTT ctttttattccGAAAAGTGAAGAAGCTGCTGGGTGGGAATGTGAGGATGATGCTGTCGGGGGGAGCGCCCCTGTCCTCGGCCACGCAGAGGTTTATGAACGTGTGCTTCTGTTGTCCCGTGGGCCAAGGCTACGGCCTGACTGAAACCTGCGGCGCTGGCACCATCACAGAAG TTGCAGACATCAGCACGGGTCGCGTTGGAGCTCCTCTGGTTTGCTGTGAGATCCGCCTCAGGGACTGGGCCGAGG GTGGGTACACCACAAAAGATACGCCAAACCCGAGAGGAGAGATTCTTATAGGCGGACCCAATGTGACCATGGGTTACTTTAAACACGACGGGAACGATAACGACTTTTTCGAGGATGACAAGGGTCAGCGGTGGTTCTGCACCGGAGATATCGGAGAGTTTCACCCTGATGGCTGTCTGCAGATAGTGG ACCGCAAGAAAGATTTGGTGAAACTGCAGGCCGGGGAGTACGTCTCTCTTGGTAAAGTGGAAGCTGCTCTGAAAACCTGCCCTCTGGTCGACAACATCTGCGCATACGCAAACAG TGAACAGAACTACGTCATCAGCTTTGTGGTTCCGAACCAGAAGAAACTGACCGACATGGCCAAGCAGAAAGGAATCGAGGGAACGTTGGAGGAGCTCTGCGTTCACCCCGACATGGAAAAGGAGGTTCTGAAGGAGATTACGGATGCCGCACACAAAA ttaaactcCAGCGATTTGAGATTCCAGTGAAGGTCCATCTGAGTCCAGAGCCGTGGACCCCCGAAACGGGTCTGGTGACGGACGCGTTCAAGCTGAAGAGAAAGGAGCTGAAGAACCACTACTCTGACCACATAGAGAGGATGTATGGAGGGAAATAG
- the nxt2 gene encoding NTF2-related export protein 2: MASTLDFRTHADQSCRYSEEFVNIYYDCMDKKRRNLTRLYLDKATLVWNGNAVSGQEALSEFFESLPSSEFQVQTLDCQPVHEQATQGQTTLLVVTGGIVKFEGNKQRFFNQNFLLTAQASPNNDQPVWKIASDCFRFQDWSN, from the exons atgGCAAGCACGTTG GACTTCAGGACTCATGCTGACCAGTCTTGTAGATATTCAGAAGAATTTGTCAACATTTATTACGACTGCATGGATAAGAAAAGGAGG AACCTGACCCGGCTCTACCTGGACAAAGCCACTCTGGTGTGGAACGGGAATGCAGTGTCAGGGCAGGAAGCTCTGAGTGAATTTTTTGAGTCCCTGCCATCGAGCGAGTTCCAGGTCCAAACACTGGATTGCCAGCCTGTTCATG AACAAGCAACCCAAGGCCAGACGACTCTGCTCGTGGTGACTGGTGGAATAGTCAAGTTTGAAGGCAACAAGCAGCGTTTCTTCAACCAGAACTTTCTCCTCACTGCTCAGGCGTCACCTAACAACGACCAGCCCGTCTGGAAGATTGCGAGTGACTGTTTCCGATTTCAAGACTGGAGtaattga
- the psmd10 gene encoding 26S proteasome non-ATPase regulatory subunit 10 — MEGSVSNVEVCNYAYTGQFDQLKQCILSDKTLACKIDQDRRTALHWACSAGHTNIVEFLLDLGVEVNLQDDASWTPLHIAASAGREDIVRALISKGAQLNSVNQNGCTPLHYAASKDRYEIALLLLENGADPNATDKLQSTPLHRASAKGNYRLIQLLLKQSASTNIQDSQGNTPLHLACDEERVEAAKLLVEHGASIYIENKEEKTPLQIAKGGLGNILRRLVEG, encoded by the exons atggaggGGTCGGTGTCGAATGTGGAGGTTTGTAACTATGCGTATACAGGGCAGTTCGATCAATTAAAACAGTGTATTCTCTCTGACAAAACACTTGCCTGCAAAATCGATCAG gACCGCCGAACAGCTCTTCACTGGGCTTGTTCTGCTGGACACACCAATATTGTGGAGTTTCTGCTTGACCTGGGAGTCGAAGTGAATCTGCAAGATGAT GCCTCATGGACACCTTTACACATCGCTGCGTCTGCAGGCAGAGAGGACATAGTGAGAGCTTTGATATCCAAAGGGGCTCAGTTGAACTCAGTTAATCAAAATGGATGCACGCCTCTGCATTATGCTGCTTCTAAAGACAGATATGAG ATTGCCTTACTACTGTTGGAAAATGGAGCGGACCCCAATGCCACAGACAAGTTGCAGTCGACTCCTCTTCACAGAGCATCTGCCAAAGGCAACTACCGCCTGATCCAGCTGCTACTCAAACAGAGCGCCTCCACCAACATCCAGGACTCCCAGGGCAACACCCCTCT cCACCTCGCATGCGACGAGGAACGGGTAGAAGCCGCCAAATTGCTAGTGGAACATGGGGCCAGCATTTACATCGAGAACAAGGAGGAGAAGACGCCCCTTCAGATCGCCAAGGGTGGACTGGGAAACATCCTTCGCCGCCTCGTGGAGGGATGA
- the LOC112153630 gene encoding E3 ubiquitin-protein ligase XIAP isoform X1: MAASLLPTCFSSVFSDQRATEDATCKSGTEAMADGIPRFVIQLMKSEKARLQTFSSWPFTDPQDLAEAGLFCVGRSDRVQCFCCGGTLNARDLKDNAWEEHSRSFPHCFFILGHNVGNVPLQMDEDEESDYTEKDCPPCMKTLTGRLGTFNGVQHPVDPKRLAEAGFYSTGKGDKVVCFTCGGGLENWKRQHDPFQQHAKQYPGCRFLVGKKGQEFINNIQLQKHKQQRKCAVIIRNVSTFFRTYFEMIKYSTPLLTKRGYDYFTTERRTNLHFVSLLILLCQIKRKTKNENIILLF; this comes from the exons ATGGCAGCCTCTCTTCTGCCCACATGTTTCTCCTCTGTTTTTAGTGACCAAAGAGCAACTGAAGATGCAACCTGTAAATCTGGCACTGAAGCAATGGCTGATGGGATACCTCGCTTTGTGATACAGCTTATGAAGAGCGAAAAGGCTCGTCTTCAGACTTTCTCCTCGTGGCCTTTCACCGATCCGCAAGATCTGGCCGAAGCGGGCCTCTTCTGTGTGGGACGGAGCGATCGGGTGCAGTGTTTCTGCTGTGGTGGAACGCTGAACGCCAGAGATCTCAAAGACAACGCTTGGGAGGAACACAGCAGAAGTTTCCCCCACTGCTTCTTCATTCTTGGTCACAATGTGGGAAATGTACCACTACAGatggatgaagatgaggagAGTGACTATACTGAGAAAGATTGTCCTCCATGCATGAAGACTTTAACTGGAAGACTTGGTACCTTTAATGGTGTCCAACATCCTGTTGATCCTAAGAGACTTGCTGAGGCTGGTTTCTACAGCACAG GAAAAGGAGACAAGGTGGTGTGCTTCACTTGTGGCGGTGGCTTGGAAAACTGGAAACGACAGCACGACCCTTTCCAACAACATGCCAAACAATACCCAGG gtgtagGTTCCTGGTGGGAAAAAAAGGCCAAGAATTTATTAACAACATCCAGCTACAAAAGCACaaacagcaaagaaaatgtGCTGTAATTATTCGTAATGtaagtacattttttagaacttattttgaaatgatcaaaTACTCTACTCCATTGCTTACAAAAAGAGGTTATGATTATTTTACTACGGAAAGAAGAACTAATCTACACTTTGTTTCTCTTTTGATATTATTATGTCAGATCAAGAGAAAGACAaagaatgaaaatattattttactctTCTAA
- the LOC112153630 gene encoding E3 ubiquitin-protein ligase XIAP isoform X2, protein MAASLLPTCFSSVFSDQRATEDATCKSGTEAMADGIPRFVIQLMKSEKARLQTFSSWPFTDPQDLAEAGLFCVGRSDRVQCFCCGGTLNARDLKDNAWEEHSRSFPHCFFILGHNVGNVPLQMDEDEESDYTEKDCPPCMKTLTGRLGTFNGVQHPVDPKRLAEAGFYSTGKGDKVVCFTCGGGLENWKRQHDPFQQHAKQYPGCRFLVGKKGQEFINNIQLQKHKQQRKCAVIIRNVASL, encoded by the exons ATGGCAGCCTCTCTTCTGCCCACATGTTTCTCCTCTGTTTTTAGTGACCAAAGAGCAACTGAAGATGCAACCTGTAAATCTGGCACTGAAGCAATGGCTGATGGGATACCTCGCTTTGTGATACAGCTTATGAAGAGCGAAAAGGCTCGTCTTCAGACTTTCTCCTCGTGGCCTTTCACCGATCCGCAAGATCTGGCCGAAGCGGGCCTCTTCTGTGTGGGACGGAGCGATCGGGTGCAGTGTTTCTGCTGTGGTGGAACGCTGAACGCCAGAGATCTCAAAGACAACGCTTGGGAGGAACACAGCAGAAGTTTCCCCCACTGCTTCTTCATTCTTGGTCACAATGTGGGAAATGTACCACTACAGatggatgaagatgaggagAGTGACTATACTGAGAAAGATTGTCCTCCATGCATGAAGACTTTAACTGGAAGACTTGGTACCTTTAATGGTGTCCAACATCCTGTTGATCCTAAGAGACTTGCTGAGGCTGGTTTCTACAGCACAG GAAAAGGAGACAAGGTGGTGTGCTTCACTTGTGGCGGTGGCTTGGAAAACTGGAAACGACAGCACGACCCTTTCCAACAACATGCCAAACAATACCCAGG gtgtagGTTCCTGGTGGGAAAAAAAGGCCAAGAATTTATTAACAACATCCAGCTACAAAAGCACaaacagcaaagaaaatgtGCTGTAATTATTCGTAAT GTTGCCTCATTATGA
- the LOC112153690 gene encoding E3 ubiquitin-protein ligase XIAP isoform X1, protein MCDLSQDGNWESDSTTDYSQIKNRLKSFCNSSWSQKVSPERLALAGFFFTGDSDRVRCFSCQETVENWSQEDAPVDRHKEVSPSCMFLRCTHNNSFKSNPHMPLSNGSLNDETAAYMDYQLRTKAVVDETPYPRNQNMKSEEARLKTFSSWPSSAPVRPRDLAQAGFFYLGKDDRVQCFCCGGKLSGWEPGDSPWREHETHYSHCFYVLGHDVGNVPLPEDAGEDEETGSRQRHRKPSSNMENLEERLATFARVQHPIDHELLAQAGFYSKGEGDKVLCFKCGGGLTDWDSEDDPWEEHAKYYPGCSFLLSEKGQEFVNKIQLQGPKHTKEDSEHQNGFLEEEKVENPLEELEKLRREKRCKICLDKSVGIVFIPCGHLASCKECSDKLDQCPICCATIAQKIQTFIA, encoded by the exons ATGTGTGACCTCAGCCAAGATGGGAATTGGGAATCGGACTCCACGACTGATTACTCTCAGATAAAAAATCGTTTGAAATCATTCTGCAACTCCAGCTGGAGCCAGAAGGTGTCGCCGGAGCGACTGGCTTTAGCTGGGTTCTTCTTCACTGGAGATTCTGACCGCGTACGCTGCTTCAGTTGCCAGGAAACGGTCGAAAACTGGTCCCAGGAAGATGCACCGGTGGACAGACACAAAGAg GTTTCCCCATCATGCATGTTTCTCCGCTGCACACACAACAacagttttaaatcaaatccCCACATGCCTCTCAGCAATGGGAGCCTTAACGATGAAACCGCAGCATATATGGATTACCAGTTGAGAACAAAAGCCGTCGTTGATGAGACCCCGTACCCAAGGAACCAGAATATGAAGAGTGAAGAGGCCCGCCTTAAAACCTTCTCTTCGTGGCCGAGTTCTGCTCCAGTGAGGCCTCGAGATCTGGCTCAGGCAGGTTTCTTCTACTTAGGAAAGGATGATAGAGTGCAGTGTTTCTGCTGTGGAGGCAAGCTGAGCGGGTGGGAACCCGGGGACAGCCCCTGGAGAGAACACGAAACACATTATTCCCACTGTTTCTACGTCCTTGGCCATGACGTGGGAAATGTGCCGCTGCCAGAGGATGCCGGGGAGGATGAAGAGACTGGCAGCAGACAAAGGCATCGCAAACCTTCAAGTAATATGGAAAATCTGGAGGAGCGACTTGCTACTTTTGCACGTGTCCAGCACCCTATTGACCACGAACTGCTCGCTCAAGCCGGCTTCTACAGCAAAG gagAAGGAGACAAGGTGCTCTGCTTCAAATGTGGTGGTGGTTTGACGGATTGGGACTCCGAAGACGATCCTTGGGAAGAACATGCCAAATATTATCCCGG atgcagctTTCTGTTATCAGAAAAAGGCCAAgaatttgttaataaaattCAGCTACAAGGACCTAAGCACACAAAAGAG GATTCAGAGCATCAAAATGGATTTTTAGAGGAGGAGAaag ttgAGAATCCGCTGGAGGAGCTTGAGAAGCTGCGTCGGGAGAAGCGCTGTAAAATCTGCCTGGACAAGAGCGTGGGCATCGTCTTCATCCCATGTGGTCATCTGGCGAGCTGCAAGGAGTGTTCCGATAAGCTGGATCAGTGTCCGATATGCTGTGCAACTATAGCGCAGAAAATCCAGACCTTCATTGCTTAA
- the LOC112153690 gene encoding E3 ubiquitin-protein ligase XIAP isoform X2, whose amino-acid sequence MCDLSQDGNWESDSTTDYSQIKNRLKSFCNSSWSQKVSPERLALAGFFFTGDSDRVRCFSCQETVENWSQEDAPVDRHKEVSPSCMFLRCTHNNSFKSNPHMPLSNGSLNDETAAYMDYQLRTKAVVDETPYPRNQNMKSEEARLKTFSSWPSSAPVRPRDLAQAGFFYLGKDDRVQCFCCGGKLSGWEPGDSPWREHETHYSHCFYVLGHDVGNVPLPEDAGEDEETGSRQRHRKPSSNMENLEERLATFARVQHPIDHELLAQAGFYSKGEGDKVLCFKCGGGLTDWDSEDDPWEEHAKYYPGCSFLLSEKGQEFVNKIQLQGPKHTKEVTGFRASKWIFRGGES is encoded by the exons ATGTGTGACCTCAGCCAAGATGGGAATTGGGAATCGGACTCCACGACTGATTACTCTCAGATAAAAAATCGTTTGAAATCATTCTGCAACTCCAGCTGGAGCCAGAAGGTGTCGCCGGAGCGACTGGCTTTAGCTGGGTTCTTCTTCACTGGAGATTCTGACCGCGTACGCTGCTTCAGTTGCCAGGAAACGGTCGAAAACTGGTCCCAGGAAGATGCACCGGTGGACAGACACAAAGAg GTTTCCCCATCATGCATGTTTCTCCGCTGCACACACAACAacagttttaaatcaaatccCCACATGCCTCTCAGCAATGGGAGCCTTAACGATGAAACCGCAGCATATATGGATTACCAGTTGAGAACAAAAGCCGTCGTTGATGAGACCCCGTACCCAAGGAACCAGAATATGAAGAGTGAAGAGGCCCGCCTTAAAACCTTCTCTTCGTGGCCGAGTTCTGCTCCAGTGAGGCCTCGAGATCTGGCTCAGGCAGGTTTCTTCTACTTAGGAAAGGATGATAGAGTGCAGTGTTTCTGCTGTGGAGGCAAGCTGAGCGGGTGGGAACCCGGGGACAGCCCCTGGAGAGAACACGAAACACATTATTCCCACTGTTTCTACGTCCTTGGCCATGACGTGGGAAATGTGCCGCTGCCAGAGGATGCCGGGGAGGATGAAGAGACTGGCAGCAGACAAAGGCATCGCAAACCTTCAAGTAATATGGAAAATCTGGAGGAGCGACTTGCTACTTTTGCACGTGTCCAGCACCCTATTGACCACGAACTGCTCGCTCAAGCCGGCTTCTACAGCAAAG gagAAGGAGACAAGGTGCTCTGCTTCAAATGTGGTGGTGGTTTGACGGATTGGGACTCCGAAGACGATCCTTGGGAAGAACATGCCAAATATTATCCCGG atgcagctTTCTGTTATCAGAAAAAGGCCAAgaatttgttaataaaattCAGCTACAAGGACCTAAGCACACAAAAGAGGTAACAG GATTCAGAGCATCAAAATGGATTTTTAGAGGAGGAGAaag ttgA